CTCTTCATCCACCAGAAAGACCATCTCATCACTCCACGTGAGATACCTCTTATTGACCTGTGACCGGATGTTCTGCAAAATATCCGAGCAAATCAACGTCAAGTAAGCTATTGCTGTATTGATGGGATGGAAACAATGCATCATCAATGGTAATCTTCTTGCTTTACCAGCCAGGAACTTGTGGCAGCATAATTGGAGATGGGCTTGATGAAAGAGGGGTGGTCAGAGCACAGCTGGTTCTTGAGCTCTTTGGCCTTGCTGAAGGCGTAGGCCCTCACTTCCTCAGCCACGTACACTAGATCAGGTGGTAATGTCTTACTGACATATGTTCCGCTGAAAGTTAATTAAGATATGGACTCCTCATATTCCTATTCATAATATATTTCGATGGAAAGAACAGTTTGGGTGAGACATGGGTGTACCTCAGGATACTCTTGTCGAACACAAACAGATACACATTCTTAGGGTTAGTATGGGTATGTGGCTAGGAAAGCAAAGGGGAAAAAAGCACGAAATCCCCAAACGTACGATGTTGCGGTAATCAGGTTGCCTGAGAAGACTGGCGACGCGGCCGGACCGCTGGGTCAGTGCTGGTGGCGCGGCAGCCTTCCGCAACTTCAGCTGCTTGGTCTGTGGCGGTGGGGCACCAATAAAATCAAACGAGGTAAGGTAAGGAACCAGACTCCGAAGCATAGAAGGCAAGAGATCTTTTATGACGAAGGAGGCATGGGAACGAACTGACCGGCATGGGCttgacggcggcggagaggcgGTGCAGGCGCAGCTCCTCCAGCTTCCGCTTGTTCTCCTCCACCTGCCTCCTGCGCTGCTCCTCGTACGAGTTGGGTTCAGCCA
This region of Triticum aestivum cultivar Chinese Spring chromosome 2D, IWGSC CS RefSeq v2.1, whole genome shotgun sequence genomic DNA includes:
- the LOC123048986 gene encoding B3 domain-containing protein Os06g0194400 — translated: MAEPNSYEEQRRRQVEENKRKLEELRLHRLSAAVKPMPTKQLKLRKAAAPPALTQRSGRVASLLRQPDYRNISILSGTYVSKTLPPDLVYVAEEVRAYAFSKAKELKNQLCSDHPSFIKPISNYAATSSWLNIRSQVNKRYLTWSDEMVFLVDEEDGEFHMPYHALSGSFGNGWKWFAIGHKLADGDCLVFHLVEKTKFKVYIIRASSYYEKDLLTPLAQPL